Proteins encoded by one window of bacterium:
- the nuoL gene encoding NADH-quinone oxidoreductase subunit L has product MNPTYYELAWLIPALPLFSFIFTALFTQKYKDLTAFTAVAAVIASFYLSIRVTMEMLAGAGTAQVMNIQWIPLGKALNVSVGVFLDPLSVMMLIVVTTVSMLVHIYSLGYMKHEDGKSRFFSYLSLFTFSMLGLVLSDNMLQMFIFWELVGLCSYLLIGYYYTKKTAADAAKKAFSVTRAGDLGFFMAVVICWGYFGTFNFAEIQSLYGQTTEFLARIFPFLIFFGAMGKSGQFPLHIWLPDAMEGPTPVSALIHAATMVVAGIFLVARAIMIFAQTPDTMLWVAYIGGFTALFSATIAVAQHDIKRILAFSTLSQLGYMMLALGIGGSIGLTNTSNGHAGSDLALMGQTAGTFHLFTHAFFKALLFLGAGSVIHSMHTNNIWEMGGLKSKMKITVWTFIIGTIALSGIPPFAGFWSKDEILALCMEVGTVHGYVLFGVALTGAFLTAFYMFRLCFVAFWGKTPASAHPHESEFSMTFPLVVLATLSVFAGLIGNHDITHTLNITSYATFLNPEWDHEAVFHFSIAGISVLVAGLGIVSAFMLYAKRPAEWTSEAHDPLRAKLGKLYTHLENKWYIDEVWSWILNNILFRIAAGCAWFDRNVVDGSVDLVGFMTTRMGLILQPVQSGRLQNYILVVFVGLLFVLGFLYMKVPGILAQMIQ; this is encoded by the coding sequence GTGAATCCAACATATTATGAATTAGCCTGGCTCATACCTGCGCTGCCGTTATTTTCGTTTATTTTTACCGCCTTGTTTACACAAAAATACAAAGACCTTACCGCATTCACAGCCGTAGCGGCAGTGATAGCATCGTTTTATTTGTCGATTCGTGTAACGATGGAAATGCTTGCCGGAGCCGGAACCGCTCAGGTCATGAATATTCAATGGATACCGCTTGGGAAGGCTCTGAATGTAAGCGTTGGCGTGTTTCTTGATCCGTTATCGGTCATGATGTTGATCGTCGTGACAACGGTTTCCATGCTTGTGCATATTTATTCTCTTGGCTACATGAAACATGAAGACGGCAAGTCTCGGTTCTTTTCGTATCTGTCATTATTTACTTTTTCGATGCTCGGATTAGTGTTATCGGACAATATGCTCCAGATGTTTATATTCTGGGAACTCGTCGGACTATGCTCATATCTTTTGATTGGTTATTACTATACCAAGAAAACAGCGGCCGATGCAGCTAAAAAAGCTTTTTCAGTCACGCGCGCCGGCGATCTAGGGTTTTTTATGGCAGTCGTAATATGCTGGGGTTATTTCGGAACATTTAATTTTGCGGAAATTCAGTCTTTGTACGGACAAACGACGGAATTTCTGGCGCGTATTTTTCCGTTTTTGATTTTCTTCGGCGCAATGGGCAAGAGCGGCCAATTTCCTCTTCATATCTGGCTGCCGGACGCCATGGAGGGGCCGACACCCGTATCCGCATTGATCCACGCCGCAACGATGGTTGTTGCCGGAATTTTTCTCGTTGCGCGAGCTATTATGATTTTTGCGCAGACACCGGATACGATGCTGTGGGTGGCTTATATCGGCGGTTTTACTGCGCTTTTTTCCGCGACCATAGCGGTTGCTCAGCATGATATTAAACGCATACTCGCATTCTCCACGTTGAGCCAGCTGGGATATATGATGCTTGCCTTGGGCATCGGCGGCAGTATTGGTTTGACTAATACCAGCAACGGGCATGCAGGAAGCGATCTTGCGTTGATGGGCCAGACAGCGGGAACTTTCCATTTATTCACTCACGCATTCTTCAAAGCCCTTCTTTTCCTTGGAGCGGGCAGCGTTATTCATTCTATGCATACGAATAATATATGGGAAATGGGCGGGCTTAAATCAAAAATGAAAATTACGGTTTGGACGTTTATTATCGGAACGATTGCGTTGTCCGGAATACCGCCCTTCGCAGGTTTTTGGAGCAAAGATGAAATATTGGCGCTTTGCATGGAAGTCGGAACCGTTCACGGGTATGTTTTGTTCGGAGTCGCATTGACAGGAGCATTTCTCACTGCATTTTATATGTTTCGCCTGTGTTTCGTTGCATTTTGGGGCAAGACGCCTGCGTCTGCGCATCCGCATGAATCGGAATTCAGCATGACATTTCCGCTTGTTGTTTTAGCCACGCTGTCTGTTTTTGCAGGGTTAATAGGAAATCATGATATCACGCATACCCTTAACATTACAAGTTATGCAACGTTCCTGAACCCGGAATGGGATCATGAAGCTGTATTTCATTTTTCTATTGCGGGCATTTCTGTATTGGTTGCCGGACTCGGAATCGTTTCCGCATTTATGCTGTATGCCAAACGTCCCGCCGAGTGGACGAGCGAAGCGCATGATCCGCTACGAGCTAAATTGGGGAAACTCTATACCCATCTTGAAAATAAATGGTACATCGATGAAGTGTGGTCATGGATACTTAATAACATCTTATTCAGGATTGCCGCCGGGTGTGCCTGGTTTGATCGTAATGTAGTGGACGGTTCGGTCGATCTGGTTGGATTTATGACGACACGGATGGGTTTGATCCTGCAGCCGGTTCAAAGCGGACGATTGCAGAATTATATTTTAGTGGTTTTTGTCGGACTTTTGTTTGTTTTGGGTTTTCTGTATATGAAAGTTCCCGGCATTCTTGCTCAGATGATTCAATAA
- a CDS encoding NAD-dependent epimerase/dehydratase family protein translates to MKKNILVTGGAGAIGSSMVNQLSEDSGNRITVLDNLSSGHVENIVMRPNVRFIQGSVESAEDLRQAISESTDVVFHLAANFANQNSVDFPQRDLQVNGMGTLKILLRSVENKVKKFVYTSSSCVYGDRNEPLDEKCQEYSLDTPYAITKLLGERYVRFFNHHHGLNTVTLRYFNVFGPNEYPGKYRNVIANFLVKAMRNEDIIITGTGEETRDFNFVKDSVRATILAAETESASGKVINIASGRETKINDLVQLILRITDSKSKVVHHERRSWDSVTRRVASVDLAKKILGYQPEIELETGLREYYEWLRKQNLNKCEW, encoded by the coding sequence ATGAAAAAAAATATTCTCGTAACGGGCGGCGCCGGGGCCATCGGCAGCAGCATGGTTAATCAGCTTTCCGAGGATTCCGGCAACCGTATCACGGTTCTTGATAATCTCTCGTCAGGGCATGTTGAGAATATTGTCATGAGGCCTAATGTCCGCTTCATACAGGGCAGCGTGGAGTCGGCTGAAGATTTACGGCAAGCGATTTCCGAATCGACCGATGTCGTTTTTCATCTTGCGGCTAATTTTGCCAATCAAAACTCGGTAGATTTCCCGCAACGTGATCTGCAGGTTAACGGTATGGGCACTTTAAAAATACTACTCCGTTCCGTTGAAAATAAAGTCAAAAAATTTGTTTATACTTCGTCGTCGTGTGTTTATGGGGATCGCAACGAGCCATTGGATGAAAAGTGTCAGGAATATAGCCTGGATACGCCTTATGCCATTACTAAATTGCTCGGCGAAAGATACGTTCGTTTTTTTAACCATCATCACGGCCTAAATACTGTAACGCTGAGATATTTTAACGTTTTCGGGCCGAATGAGTATCCCGGGAAATATCGCAATGTCATTGCCAATTTTCTAGTAAAAGCCATGCGTAATGAGGATATTATTATTACCGGTACGGGAGAAGAGACGCGTGACTTCAATTTTGTGAAAGACTCGGTTCGCGCAACAATTCTTGCGGCGGAAACGGAATCTGCAAGTGGAAAAGTTATCAACATTGCATCAGGCCGCGAAACAAAAATCAATGATCTTGTTCAATTAATACTCAGAATTACCGATTCGAAATCAAAAGTCGTTCATCACGAACGGCGCAGTTGGGATTCCGTTACGCGTCGTGTTGCATCAGTGGACCTTGCAAAGAAAATTCTTGGATATCAGCCGGAGATAGAACTGGAAACGGGTCTTCGTGAGTATTACGAATGGCTCCGTAAGCAAAACCTGAATAAGTGTGAGTGGTAA
- a CDS encoding glycosyltransferase family 2 protein, giving the protein MIYILLPSYNEENGLQEVLPILKEMSASSKEPYRIVVVDDGSKDRTSEVARSFISKLDLKLITFPKNQGVTEVFRKGFRFIIDDSREPEKDICVVLDSDNTQDPRLIPEMIRRIESGDDIVIASRFEGNGGMIGCPWTRQIFSYGVSWIMRILVGLPNVKDYSIFYRACRVGLIKASFDRYGDRLIEGKGFASVCSLLLKMGNLTRKTAEIPLVLRYDNKQGMSGNKIFRTIRGYLELIWQYMVSDRYRKMERLS; this is encoded by the coding sequence ATGATTTACATATTGCTGCCGTCATATAATGAGGAAAACGGGCTCCAGGAAGTTCTCCCGATTCTTAAGGAGATGTCCGCTTCAAGCAAAGAGCCTTACCGCATTGTCGTAGTGGACGACGGCAGCAAAGATCGTACGAGTGAAGTCGCTCGTTCGTTTATTTCTAAGCTCGACCTCAAGTTGATTACCTTTCCGAAGAATCAAGGTGTGACGGAGGTGTTTCGAAAAGGGTTTAGATTTATTATTGATGACAGCCGGGAGCCGGAAAAAGATATTTGTGTTGTGTTGGATTCTGATAACACACAAGATCCGCGCCTGATACCGGAAATGATCAGGCGAATTGAATCCGGTGATGATATAGTAATAGCATCCCGATTTGAAGGCAACGGTGGAATGATAGGGTGTCCATGGACACGGCAGATTTTCAGTTACGGCGTTTCATGGATCATGCGTATTCTCGTTGGGTTGCCCAATGTGAAGGATTATTCTATTTTTTACCGAGCATGCCGTGTCGGACTGATCAAAGCGAGTTTTGACCGTTATGGCGACAGGCTTATTGAAGGCAAGGGCTTTGCTTCTGTTTGCAGCCTTCTTCTGAAGATGGGCAATCTTACTCGGAAAACTGCTGAAATTCCTCTGGTTCTGCGCTATGACAATAAGCAGGGGATGTCAGGGAATAAGATATTCCGGACGATTCGAGGTTATCTGGAACTTATCTGGCAATATATGGTATCAGATCGTTATCGAAAAATGGAGAGATTGTCTTAA